One Candidatus Brocadiia bacterium DNA window includes the following coding sequences:
- a CDS encoding Zn-ribbon domain-containing OB-fold protein, with protein sequence MTKQACQEKTKQPIRTKLLETDDGTILFRVPFPQNLKELHNMSPIVIKQPYNIDYIHSYGQDSPFFAGLASGKLLGTKCPKCGYAYGTPKGHCSECGTRCDWVELPQVGRVHTFTVCHFGSEEFLKDTPYVLALIEWDKVDTLFLTRLVGIDASKPSLDWVGMKVRAQFKRNAKFRPTDVYFVPEE encoded by the coding sequence ATGACCAAACAAGCTTGCCAGGAAAAGACAAAACAGCCGATAAGGACCAAGCTCCTCGAGACTGATGACGGCACCATACTATTCCGCGTGCCGTTTCCGCAGAACTTGAAAGAGCTTCATAACATGTCGCCCATCGTCATCAAACAGCCGTATAATATCGATTATATCCACAGCTACGGCCAGGACTCACCGTTCTTTGCCGGTCTGGCCAGCGGCAAACTGCTTGGGACCAAGTGCCCGAAATGCGGCTACGCCTACGGCACGCCCAAGGGACACTGCTCTGAATGCGGCACCCGCTGTGACTGGGTGGAACTGCCCCAGGTCGGCCGTGTCCATACTTTTACGGTCTGCCACTTTGGCAGCGAGGAATTCCTCAAAGACACGCCTTATGTGCTGGCATTGATAGAGTGGGACAAGGTTGATACGCTGTTCCTGACACGGCTGGTCGGCATAGACGCAAGCAAACCGTCTCTGGATTGGGTGGGAATGAAGGTCCGGGCTCAGTTCAAGCGCAATGCTAAGTTCCGTCCGACCGACGTCTACTTCGTGCCTGAGGAATAA
- a CDS encoding sodium ion-translocating decarboxylase subunit beta: protein MSAYIESALLSLTAGFQALNIQQAVMIVIGLTLIFLALKYKFEPLLLIPIGFGAVLVNLPMTHLMEPGGLLRIIYDFGIINELFPCLIFIGVGAMCDFGPLLENPKLLLLGAAGQFGIFLTMFLALQLGFSRLDACTIGIIGACDGPTSIYFSSKFSPQLLAAVSVAAYSYMSLVPLIQPPLMRALTTKKEREVNMGFVNQSVSPTVRKLFPIVVTVFTCLVAPMGAPLIGTLMLGNLLRESLVTERLSQTAQNELVNIVTLLLGTCIGATMNAENFLKGQTLIIFGLGLIAISLDTVCGLFLGKIMYRLSGGKVNPLIGAAGISAFPMAARVVQAEGHKADSQNFLLMHAVGVNVGGQIASIMAAAIMLSVLQGMGV from the coding sequence ATGTCAGCATACATAGAATCGGCCCTGTTAAGCCTGACCGCCGGATTTCAGGCGTTAAATATCCAGCAGGCCGTGATGATAGTCATCGGACTGACGCTCATTTTCCTGGCCTTGAAATATAAGTTCGAGCCGCTGCTGCTGATACCCATCGGTTTCGGGGCAGTGCTGGTCAACCTGCCGATGACGCACCTGATGGAGCCGGGCGGGTTGCTCAGGATTATATACGATTTCGGCATCATTAACGAGTTGTTCCCCTGCCTGATATTCATCGGGGTAGGCGCTATGTGCGACTTCGGTCCGCTCCTGGAAAACCCTAAACTGCTGTTGCTGGGCGCGGCCGGGCAGTTCGGCATATTCCTGACTATGTTCCTGGCGCTCCAGCTGGGATTTTCCAGGCTGGACGCTTGCACCATCGGCATCATCGGCGCCTGCGACGGGCCGACCTCGATATATTTTTCGTCCAAGTTCTCGCCGCAACTGCTGGCGGCCGTATCGGTGGCGGCTTATTCTTATATGTCGCTGGTGCCGTTGATCCAGCCGCCGTTGATGCGCGCTTTGACCACCAAGAAAGAGCGCGAGGTTAATATGGGGTTTGTCAACCAGAGCGTTTCGCCCACGGTGCGCAAGCTATTCCCGATAGTGGTGACGGTTTTTACCTGCCTGGTGGCGCCGATGGGCGCGCCGCTTATCGGCACGCTGATGTTGGGCAACCTGCTCAGGGAATCGCTGGTGACCGAGCGGCTTTCACAAACCGCCCAGAACGAGCTGGTCAATATCGTTACTTTGCTTCTGGGCACCTGCATCGGCGCGACCATGAATGCCGAGAATTTCTTGAAAGGCCAAACCCTGATTATCTTCGGGCTGGGGCTGATCGCCATTTCCCTGGATACTGTGTGCGGGTTGTTCCTGGGCAAGATAATGTACCGGCTGAGCGGAGGCAAGGTCAACCCCTTAATCGGCGCGGCCGGCATCTCGGCCTTTCCCATGGCCGCCCGGGTGGTCCAGGCCGAAGGTCACAAGGCCGACTCGCAGAACTTCCTGCTGATGCACGCGGTCGGTGTTAATGTGGGCGGCCAGATTGCCTCGATTATGGCCGCGGCTATCATGCTGTCGGTGCTCCAGGGTATGGGGGTTTAA
- a CDS encoding carboxyl transferase domain-containing protein, whose translation MKQYFEKMPSTFGRKLADFEIKQMQENIGLIKAEEQKLAEAVAKVKQAGIPADTLHKRGEKTVYERIELLVDPGTFLPLNTIYNPVNNEEGTTGVVNGIGRIEGRYASIIASDNKVLAGAWIPGQAENIFRAQDIAERLRIPLVWILNCSGVKLTQQEEVYAGRRGHGRPFFRHAELAQKGIPVLVAVFGTNPAGGGYHGISPAMIFAHKNANIAVGGAGIVSGMSPKGGFDLEGARLIIEATRKFKQTPPGGADTHFNHTGFFKNVFDTEDEVINALRQCVKMMPAYDTNFFRVAQPKPPLYAPNEIDYIMPFNQKRAYEVEQVMARIFDNSEHTEYRPGYGPEVYCGLAKLDGFAVGVVANRQGFLGKGYPKYADYPGIGGKLYREGLIKMSELVTFCGRDRIPMIWLQDTSGIDVGDIAERAELLGLGQSLIYSIQKSDLPMATVVLRKGTAAAHYILGGPQATANNGFTLGTPTTEIYVMHGETAAVASFSRRLVKEQDAGKPLEPIIEQMNKLAQQYYDKSRPVYCAQRGYVDEVVSFGRLRDYFVTFANACYQNPDNICPQHQMILPRIIRG comes from the coding sequence ATGAAGCAATATTTTGAGAAGATGCCCTCGACCTTCGGCCGCAAGCTGGCTGACTTTGAAATCAAGCAGATGCAGGAAAACATCGGTTTGATTAAAGCCGAGGAACAGAAGCTGGCCGAGGCCGTGGCCAAGGTCAAGCAGGCCGGCATCCCGGCCGATACCCTGCACAAGCGCGGGGAGAAGACTGTTTACGAGCGGATAGAATTGCTGGTCGACCCGGGCACCTTCCTGCCTCTTAACACCATCTATAATCCGGTCAATAACGAAGAGGGCACTACCGGCGTGGTCAACGGCATCGGCCGCATCGAGGGCCGTTACGCATCCATCATCGCTTCTGACAACAAGGTTCTGGCCGGCGCCTGGATACCAGGCCAGGCCGAGAACATATTCCGGGCGCAGGATATCGCCGAACGTCTGCGCATCCCGCTGGTCTGGATTCTTAACTGCAGCGGCGTCAAGCTGACCCAGCAGGAAGAGGTCTATGCCGGCCGGCGCGGGCACGGCCGTCCGTTCTTCCGTCACGCCGAACTGGCCCAGAAGGGTATTCCGGTGCTGGTGGCCGTTTTCGGGACCAACCCAGCCGGAGGCGGTTATCACGGCATCAGCCCGGCCATGATATTCGCCCACAAGAACGCCAACATCGCCGTGGGCGGGGCGGGCATTGTCAGCGGAATGAGTCCCAAGGGCGGGTTTGATTTGGAAGGCGCCAGGCTCATCATCGAGGCGACGCGCAAGTTCAAGCAGACTCCTCCGGGCGGAGCCGACACGCATTTCAACCATACCGGGTTCTTCAAGAACGTATTCGATACCGAGGACGAAGTCATCAACGCCCTGCGCCAGTGCGTTAAAATGATGCCGGCTTATGACACCAACTTTTTCAGGGTGGCACAGCCCAAGCCGCCGCTCTACGCGCCGAATGAGATAGATTACATAATGCCTTTTAACCAAAAACGGGCCTATGAAGTGGAACAGGTCATGGCCCGGATATTCGATAACAGCGAACATACCGAATACCGTCCCGGCTACGGTCCGGAGGTTTATTGCGGGCTGGCCAAGCTGGACGGTTTTGCGGTCGGTGTGGTGGCCAACCGCCAGGGATTCCTGGGCAAGGGTTATCCCAAATACGCCGACTACCCGGGCATCGGCGGTAAGCTCTACCGCGAAGGCCTGATTAAAATGAGCGAGCTGGTGACCTTCTGCGGGCGGGACCGGATTCCGATGATTTGGCTGCAGGACACCTCGGGCATAGACGTGGGCGACATCGCCGAACGGGCCGAGCTGTTGGGCTTGGGCCAGTCGCTGATATATTCCATCCAGAAATCAGATTTACCGATGGCCACGGTGGTGTTGCGCAAGGGCACGGCCGCGGCGCATTATATCCTGGGCGGACCGCAGGCCACGGCCAATAACGGCTTCACGCTGGGTACGCCGACCACGGAAATCTACGTCATGCACGGTGAAACGGCCGCGGTGGCCTCGTTCTCGCGCCGGCTGGTCAAGGAACAGGACGCCGGCAAGCCGCTCGAGCCGATTATAGAGCAGATGAACAAGCTGGCCCAGCAGTATTACGACAAATCGCGCCCGGTCTATTGCGCTCAGCGCGGTTATGTGGATGAGGTGGTTTCGTTCGGACGGCTGAGGGACTATTTCGTCACCTTTGCCAACGCCTGCTACCAGAATCCTGATAATATTTGTCCGCAACACCAGATGATTTTGCCGAGAATTATTAGAGGATAG
- a CDS encoding OadG-related small transporter subunit: protein MRELEFGLSMALVGMSATLLTLCLLGVLAWLLKKIFPYNPCQGQDN from the coding sequence ATGCGAGAGTTAGAATTCGGTTTGTCAATGGCCCTGGTAGGCATGTCGGCCACACTCCTGACGCTTTGTCTGCTGGGAGTATTAGCCTGGCTGCTCAAGAAGATATTCCCCTATAATCCGTGCCAGGGGCAGGATAATTAA
- a CDS encoding HNH endonuclease, translating into MANNTQSFRCIYCLENKDISNFYKTEHVIPKLYGVFDDNLTLNIKNKIGVVCNECNQYFGDNFELFLGRDTIEGLWRFKEGLKKTSEFEPFKNNRRLKCKIVNGNFKNAYVKFRHDQETNLLAPFLITQVGFTKASGEMEFFELHELPTKEELKNKGFVINGGIDNITIIGSREEVAEISNILKFKGIKLKEGHELKPSYPGNVVVGVESIVDKKCFRGYAKIAFNYLAYYSRDNDIDLPFNNSFDGVRKFIREGVDDGFQYVYLDNKPILWNEKSYSCKGAEGHIITLEWDLNKEVIFTRLRLNNIFGYKIILCKKFIGIWREILVGHHFNAKTMRVKELSSGNRIIPPPSVNPFPKIILPGG; encoded by the coding sequence ATGGCAAATAACACTCAGTCTTTTAGGTGCATATATTGCTTAGAAAATAAAGACATATCTAATTTTTATAAAACCGAACATGTAATACCTAAATTATATGGTGTATTTGATGATAATCTTACCCTAAATATAAAAAATAAAATTGGAGTTGTATGTAATGAATGTAATCAATATTTTGGTGATAACTTTGAGTTGTTTTTGGGAAGAGACACTATAGAAGGGCTGTGGAGGTTTAAAGAAGGCTTGAAAAAAACTAGCGAGTTTGAGCCTTTTAAGAATAACAGAAGACTTAAATGTAAAATTGTTAACGGTAATTTTAAAAATGCTTATGTTAAATTCCGGCATGATCAAGAGACTAATTTATTAGCACCGTTTCTGATTACGCAAGTGGGATTTACAAAGGCATCTGGCGAGATGGAGTTTTTTGAATTACATGAACTTCCGACAAAAGAGGAGCTAAAAAATAAAGGCTTTGTCATAAACGGGGGAATAGATAATATAACTATCATAGGTTCACGAGAAGAAGTAGCGGAGATAAGCAATATTTTAAAATTTAAAGGTATTAAATTAAAAGAAGGTCACGAACTAAAACCTTCTTATCCCGGGAATGTTGTTGTGGGTGTGGAGTCAATAGTAGATAAAAAGTGCTTTAGAGGTTATGCAAAAATAGCGTTTAATTACTTGGCCTATTATTCACGCGATAACGATATAGATTTGCCTTTTAATAACAGTTTTGATGGGGTAAGAAAATTTATTAGGGAAGGAGTAGATGATGGTTTTCAATATGTTTATTTGGATAATAAACCGATACTTTGGAATGAGAAATCATATAGTTGTAAAGGAGCTGAAGGTCATATTATTACACTTGAATGGGATTTAAATAAAGAAGTTATATTTACCAGGTTGCGATTGAATAATATATTTGGATATAAAATAATTTTGTGTAAGAAATTTATTGGAATATGGCGAGAAATTCTAGTGGGGCATCATTTTAATGCTAAGACAATGCGTGTGAAGGAATTGTCTAGTGGTAATAGGATAATTCCTCCACCGTCTGTGAACCCGTTTCCTAAAATTATTCTTCCTGGGGGATAG
- a CDS encoding acetyl-CoA carboxylase biotin carboxyl carrier protein subunit, with protein sequence MTNVYAPMIGKIVKINLKTGDKVEENQPVMILESMKMEIDVIAPVGGMIKEINVKEQQAVESDTVLAVIG encoded by the coding sequence ATGACCAACGTTTACGCTCCGATGATAGGCAAGATTGTAAAGATTAACTTAAAGACCGGCGATAAAGTGGAAGAAAACCAGCCGGTGATGATACTTGAATCGATGAAGATGGAGATTGATGTAATCGCTCCGGTTGGCGGGATGATAAAGGAAATCAATGTCAAGGAGCAACAGGCCGTGGAATCGGATACGGTTCTGGCGGTGATAGGCTGA
- a CDS encoding thiolase domain-containing protein (Catalyzes the synthesis of acetoacetyl coenzyme A from two molecules of acetyl coenzyme A. It can also act as a thiolase, catalyzing the reverse reaction and generating two-carbon units from the four-carbon product of fatty acid oxidation) — translation MEKQKKGRDVYFISGGISKFAKARPDVTFQPMVKEAYDYALKDIGLENKQAPKIFDGSVASYFSDHFQRQLMSGIMVQDYLGLCPLPSHRVEAGGATGGVCFQEAYKNIASGEMDVCVAYGFETMSHVNTWKGNEFIALASDVSFDYPVGGFYSGYYAMMVARHMKEFGTTVEQLAHVSVKNHINAFHNKYAQKRKRLTIADVRNAEMVAWPLTLLDICVMSDGAAVCIVASEEGVERIRKATGKTPKLTKVTGIGRGTDAMRMADRPHKDVILLPHEKASDYKNLKYPGVHSFRAGRMASKLAYERAGITNPLKEIDFVELHDAYTSSEIQTYEDMGLCKYGDGGKFVASGAPFMPNIDYNLGKLPRQGEIPVNPSGGLIACGHPVGATGLMQGVFALWQLQGTIKKHLGDDTIQVKDAKRGVIHSHAGTGTYVSVSILEKA, via the coding sequence ATGGAAAAGCAGAAGAAGGGGCGGGATGTTTATTTTATATCGGGCGGCATCAGCAAGTTTGCCAAGGCCCGGCCTGACGTGACCTTCCAACCGATGGTCAAGGAGGCCTATGATTACGCCTTGAAGGATATCGGGCTGGAAAACAAGCAGGCGCCCAAGATATTCGACGGGAGCGTGGCTTCATATTTTTCAGACCATTTCCAGCGCCAGTTGATGTCCGGCATTATGGTCCAGGATTACCTGGGCTTATGCCCGCTGCCCAGCCACCGGGTCGAGGCCGGCGGCGCTACCGGCGGCGTCTGTTTCCAGGAGGCATACAAAAACATCGCTTCCGGCGAGATGGATGTGTGCGTGGCTTACGGGTTCGAAACGATGTCACACGTCAATACCTGGAAGGGCAACGAGTTCATCGCCCTGGCTTCGGATGTCAGCTTTGATTATCCGGTGGGCGGTTTTTATTCGGGTTATTACGCCATGATGGTGGCGCGCCATATGAAAGAGTTCGGCACCACCGTGGAACAGCTGGCCCACGTATCGGTCAAGAACCATATCAACGCCTTCCATAACAAATACGCCCAGAAGCGCAAACGCCTGACCATCGCCGACGTGCGCAACGCGGAGATGGTGGCCTGGCCGCTGACATTACTGGATATCTGCGTCATGAGCGACGGCGCCGCCGTCTGCATCGTGGCCAGCGAGGAAGGCGTGGAACGCATCAGGAAAGCCACCGGCAAGACACCCAAACTGACCAAGGTCACCGGCATCGGCCGGGGCACGGACGCGATGCGTATGGCTGACCGTCCGCACAAGGATGTCATCCTTCTGCCGCACGAGAAGGCTTCGGATTACAAGAACCTGAAATACCCGGGCGTCCATTCATTCCGGGCCGGGCGGATGGCGTCCAAGCTGGCTTACGAACGCGCCGGCATTACCAACCCGCTGAAGGAAATAGATTTCGTGGAACTGCACGACGCCTACACCTCATCGGAAATACAGACCTACGAGGATATGGGGCTGTGCAAATACGGCGACGGCGGCAAGTTCGTGGCGTCAGGCGCGCCTTTCATGCCTAATATTGATTATAACCTGGGCAAACTGCCCCGCCAGGGCGAGATACCGGTAAACCCGTCAGGCGGTTTGATAGCCTGCGGCCATCCGGTCGGCGCCACCGGCCTGATGCAAGGCGTATTCGCCCTTTGGCAGCTACAGGGAACCATCAAAAAACACCTGGGCGATGATACCATCCAGGTCAAAGATGCCAAGCGCGGCGTAATCCACAGCCACGCCGGCACGGGCACTTATGTCAGTGTTTCAATATTAGAAAAAGCCTAA
- a CDS encoding DMT family transporter: protein MNLKSLSSALGAILLWSVLAALSIKLANVPPFFMAGITLFLGGMLSLPRLKAWSWNWRFIVIGSGALFLYQTMLFIALRISPAVECNLINYLWPLLIVLLAPLFDRQLKLKFIHIIGALVGFAGAVLAIYNQVGAGAAALYWGYLLALGAALTWSCYSLYMKRFPDVSSWTMGLVCIISGLMALAGSFIIGESVTLGRTDIWYLVFLGIGPLGLSFYLWNYAVKTSDPQKIGTLAYLTPVLSTLWLALAIGRSLDAGLIAALSLVIVGAILGRR from the coding sequence ATGAATTTGAAATCATTGTCATCGGCGCTGGGAGCGATATTGCTCTGGAGCGTTTTGGCCGCCTTAAGCATCAAGCTGGCCAATGTGCCGCCGTTCTTTATGGCCGGCATAACGCTGTTCCTGGGCGGGATGCTGTCTCTTCCCCGGCTCAAGGCCTGGAGCTGGAACTGGCGCTTCATCGTTATCGGATCCGGCGCGCTGTTCCTTTACCAGACTATGCTTTTTATCGCGCTGCGCATCTCGCCGGCCGTGGAATGCAACCTAATCAACTACCTCTGGCCGCTTTTGATAGTCCTGTTGGCGCCGCTGTTCGACCGGCAATTAAAACTGAAATTCATCCATATAATAGGCGCATTGGTCGGCTTTGCCGGAGCTGTTCTGGCCATATATAACCAGGTTGGTGCTGGCGCAGCCGCACTCTATTGGGGTTACCTGCTGGCGTTAGGAGCGGCCTTGACCTGGTCGTGCTATTCGCTCTATATGAAACGGTTCCCGGACGTTTCTTCCTGGACTATGGGCCTGGTCTGTATCATCAGCGGTCTGATGGCGCTGGCCGGTTCGTTCATAATAGGGGAATCCGTAACGTTGGGCCGGACCGATATCTGGTACTTGGTATTTTTGGGGATTGGACCGCTGGGGTTATCGTTCTATCTATGGAACTATGCGGTGAAGACGTCCGACCCGCAGAAAATAGGCACGCTGGCCTACCTGACACCGGTTTTAAGCACGCTCTGGCTGGCGCTGGCCATCGGGAGAAGTCTGGACGCCGGGCTGATAGCCGCTCTCAGCCTGGTGATAGTTGGCGCAATCTTGGGCCGGCGCTGA
- a CDS encoding HEAT repeat domain-containing protein has translation MFLRISIILTVLLLLGAGVYPVATNTRQYRIKELLAQLTSQDNNKQWYAFRALVGMKAKEAIPKFTLLLQDNDPSIREWAVDALKELGAKEAIPQITKLLRDKEIRCDAVKALGRLGAKEAIPQITVLLQDNDSYVRQSALEALAQLNAKEAIAEITKLLQDNVPWVRHEAVEALGRLGAKETIPQISILLQDNNSVVRSRAISALGKLGAKEAIPEIIKLLQDNDYMIFDSAAYALGELGVKEAIPEITRLLKDHYDCWSAVLSLGILDAKESIPELVRFLNYTSEDARGITAMVLVELGAKDKVPEKVIADIKLLLGWRDDISVRARAALKELGAEIPEEKK, from the coding sequence ATGTTCCTACGTATCAGCATAATATTAACCGTTCTACTTCTGCTCGGAGCCGGGGTCTATCCGGTCGCAACCAATACACGGCAATATCGGATAAAAGAATTACTGGCACAACTCACCAGCCAAGACAATAATAAACAATGGTATGCTTTCAGGGCTCTTGTTGGGATGAAGGCTAAAGAAGCAATCCCTAAGTTTACCCTATTATTACAAGATAATGACCCAAGTATTCGCGAGTGGGCTGTTGATGCATTGAAAGAACTTGGCGCTAAAGAAGCTATCCCGCAAATTACCAAACTATTACGGGATAAAGAGATCCGATGTGATGCTGTTAAGGCATTGGGACGACTTGGCGCTAAGGAAGCAATTCCACAAATTACTGTATTATTACAGGATAATGACTCATATGTTCGTCAGTCGGCGCTGGAAGCATTGGCACAACTTAACGCTAAGGAGGCCATAGCGGAGATAACCAAATTATTACAAGATAATGTTCCTTGGGTTCGCCATGAGGCTGTTGAGGCATTGGGACGACTTGGCGCTAAGGAAACAATTCCACAAATTAGTATATTATTACAAGATAATAACTCAGTGGTTCGTTCGCGGGCTATTTCGGCATTAGGAAAACTTGGAGCTAAGGAGGCTATCCCTGAAATTATAAAATTATTACAAGATAATGATTATATGATTTTCGATTCGGCTGCTTATGCATTAGGAGAACTTGGGGTTAAGGAGGCAATCCCGGAGATTACCAGACTGTTAAAAGACCACTATGATTGTTGGAGTGCGGTCCTGTCATTGGGTATACTTGACGCTAAAGAATCCATACCTGAATTAGTCAGATTTTTGAATTACACTAGCGAGGATGCTCGTGGCATTACGGCAATGGTCCTGGTAGAATTAGGCGCTAAGGATAAAGTACCGGAAAAAGTAATAGCGGATATAAAACTACTCTTAGGGTGGCGCGATGATATTTCAGTCCGAGCCCGGGCGGCGCTGAAGGAATTGGGGGCAGAAATCCCGGAGGAAAAGAAGTAA
- the queC gene encoding 7-cyano-7-deazaguanine synthase QueC → MPDAIALLSGGLDSAVSLSIALRKGIKVKEAVTFDYGQKAVRQEIRCARRICRKYHIRHQVFDIRWLGRLSPNALIDRNKSLPSPRPGSAITKEISRQVWIPNRNALFINIAAAMAEARGYQHIITGFNLEEARNFPDNSIDFINAINITLRYSTLNKVKVVSFTGRMDKKAIMRRARMLKINLSDTWSCYQGGRKPCGRCESCLRRG, encoded by the coding sequence ATGCCAGACGCAATCGCACTTCTTTCCGGCGGTCTTGATTCCGCCGTTTCACTGTCAATCGCCCTGAGAAAGGGCATCAAGGTCAAGGAAGCCGTTACATTTGATTACGGCCAGAAGGCGGTTAGGCAGGAAATCAGGTGCGCCCGGAGAATTTGCCGGAAATACCATATCAGGCATCAGGTTTTTGATATCAGGTGGCTGGGCCGGCTGTCGCCCAATGCGTTGATAGACCGCAATAAATCACTGCCCAGTCCCAGGCCGGGCAGTGCGATAACGAAAGAAATCTCCCGGCAGGTCTGGATACCCAACCGTAACGCTTTGTTCATCAACATCGCCGCGGCTATGGCCGAAGCCAGGGGCTATCAACACATCATCACCGGATTCAACCTTGAAGAGGCGCGTAATTTCCCGGACAATTCCATTGACTTTATCAATGCTATTAATATAACATTAAGGTATTCTACTTTGAACAAGGTGAAAGTGGTGAGTTTTACCGGGCGGATGGATAAGAAGGCGATTATGCGCCGGGCCCGGATGCTGAAGATTAACCTGTCCGATACCTGGAGCTGTTATCAGGGCGGACGGAAACCCTGTGGCAGGTGTGAGTCCTGTCTTCGTCGTGGATAG
- a CDS encoding OadG family protein, whose translation MLTDKLMEGLRIFGIGFSVVFIGMTVLVLAVNLTAFIVKLTNKDRKEEKA comes from the coding sequence ATGCTTACAGACAAACTGATGGAAGGGCTGAGGATATTCGGCATCGGCTTCAGTGTGGTCTTTATCGGGATGACCGTCCTGGTGCTGGCCGTAAACCTGACCGCATTCATAGTTAAGCTTACCAATAAAGATAGGAAGGAAGAGAAGGCATGA
- a CDS encoding sodium ion-translocating decarboxylase subunit beta — translation MNLWDKTGISAVTPEHLVMWLIAGLFIYLAVRRNIEPLLLLPIGFTVLVVNMPLTGLTEVRGLLYYFYTYGLETDLIPCLIFLGLGAMTDFGPLIANPKTLLLGAAAQLGVYIAFFGSIALGFTIPEACSIGIIGGADGPTTIFTTNELAPHLLSATAIAAYSYIALVPVIQPPIMKLLTTKAERGIIMKQLRPVSRVEKVIFPLATSLVVCLLVPAAAPLVATFMLGNLFRESRVVERLTNAAQNELMNIVTIFLGLGVGSTMTAEKFLHWPVIKIYGLGLMAFAFGTAGGILFAQLMNLFLKEKINPLIGSAGVSAVPMAARVSQRLGQEANPKCYLLMHAMGPNVAGVIGTLLAAGTFIALAKALM, via the coding sequence ATGAATCTTTGGGATAAGACAGGTATAAGCGCGGTAACGCCTGAACATTTGGTGATGTGGCTGATAGCCGGATTGTTCATCTACCTGGCGGTGCGCCGGAACATCGAGCCGCTGTTGCTTCTGCCCATCGGGTTTACGGTGCTGGTGGTCAATATGCCGCTGACCGGGTTGACCGAGGTCAGGGGACTGCTCTATTATTTCTATACCTACGGCCTGGAGACGGACCTCATTCCCTGCCTGATATTCCTGGGGCTGGGCGCTATGACCGATTTCGGCCCGCTGATTGCCAATCCCAAGACGCTGTTATTGGGTGCGGCGGCACAGCTGGGCGTCTATATCGCTTTCTTCGGCTCGATTGCCCTGGGGTTCACCATCCCTGAGGCCTGTTCCATCGGCATCATCGGCGGGGCGGACGGGCCGACCACTATATTTACCACCAACGAACTGGCGCCGCACCTGCTGAGCGCCACGGCCATTGCGGCTTACTCCTACATTGCGCTGGTGCCGGTCATACAGCCGCCCATAATGAAACTGCTGACCACCAAGGCCGAGCGCGGTATCATTATGAAGCAGTTGCGGCCGGTGTCGCGGGTCGAGAAGGTTATTTTTCCGCTGGCCACGTCGCTGGTGGTTTGCCTGCTGGTGCCGGCGGCCGCGCCGCTGGTGGCCACCTTTATGCTGGGCAACCTTTTCCGCGAATCGCGCGTGGTCGAGCGGCTGACCAATGCGGCTCAGAATGAGTTGATGAATATTGTTACCATTTTCCTGGGTTTGGGTGTTGGTTCTACTATGACTGCGGAGAAATTCCTGCACTGGCCGGTGATAAAGATATACGGGTTGGGGTTGATGGCTTTTGCCTTTGGTACGGCCGGCGGTATTTTGTTCGCCCAGCTGATGAACTTGTTCCTTAAGGAAAAGATAAACCCGCTGATAGGTTCAGCCGGTGTATCGGCCGTGCCGATGGCGGCTCGGGTATCCCAGCGGCTGGGACAGGAGGCCAATCCCAAATGCTATCTGTTGATGCACGCCATGGGGCCCAACGTGGCCGGGGTTATCGGCACTCTGCTGGCGGCTGGTACTTTTATCGCGCTGGCTAAAGCGTTGATGTAA